One Hevea brasiliensis isolate MT/VB/25A 57/8 chromosome 6, ASM3005281v1, whole genome shotgun sequence genomic window, CTATCATTTAACAGTGTCTGAAATCGCCGCAATGCTTCATTGTGCATTTTATCATGTCCAAAAGTAGCCAGGGCAATATAGATTTCTCCCCTTAATAAAGCATCTAAATGGCTCTCTTCGGCTTTTGGCTCCCAGCCTAATTTTCTGGACATAAAAAGAAGCTAACATGACTTGGAATGCCACAGAAGAATTGGCATATTATTCAGTTCAATTAAAAAAGGAAAGTTATCACGGTCATGATTTCAAGAACGCTAAAAAAGGTTGACAGGTAGGAATATACTGTTTTTGAAAAGCAAAGCAATTCTTTAGTAAATGAACATTTTTGCTCAGTGCACCAAGTACGCATACTATAGTTGTACTTACTCAGCAGAAAATAGGAGGAGATTAATGAAAAATGCTTTGAGCTCATTCACTGAATCTGGGAAGGCATCTACAAAGATCTCCACAATCTTGTAACAGACCTGTTTGATAGGTTACTAGAATGATTATCATGCTGCAAGCATTGAATGAAAAActatttattattgaaaaaaaaattaaaaatatacacTTACATCAATGAGTTTTGACACCACAATGTAATCAAGTTCTTTTCTGTATACATCCATCAAGGAAAGCAAAGATGATAATGATATTTCAGAAGCCTCGCAAAGAGCACATGTATCATCCAAAATGCCTGAAAAAAAACAACAAAAGGAAATATATTGCTATGGGTTTTGAGTTCCTATAATGTCAGGAAGGCAGAGAAAAATCCACATAATATACTTGCTAAGAGGTATGCCTAGTGTTCTTTCCAATAAATGCAGTTCCGTAGACTGTCTTTGCTAGCCGGGAAAAGAAGACTTATTCATGCGTATTTCTGAGGAAGTGAAAAGATACAATTTCAAGATCACCAGTTCTACATCTGAACTGGAGTGGATGCTTTCCTTCTGAAAACATTGTTAAGTGACGGGAAAAATTCTAACTTGGCACCATCATCTTTTAAGCGAAGTTAAATTCAGCAATTACTATGTACCTAATTTATCAGCTGCTGACAAGCTATCGTGCTCTACTGCTTTCCTCAGCCTTGCTGAAAGTTCTTCGTCATACTTTACTCTATAGAAGCCACTCTGCTCTATGTTTATTTTGATCCATATAAGTTTGTCAAATTTCTCTCTATTGTTTTCATTTAATGAGCTTGACTTGCCATCAGAATATGAAATTAGATCAGATGTGTCCACCCTTTCAGCTTTTAACTGCAACAGGAAATTCTTGCCTCTGTTGTAAGATCCAAGGAGCATGGTTATTGGAACAATCCATCTTCCTTTACCATGCAAACCAGATGTGAGGAATTGCGACTGCAAGACGCGAACGGTATCAGATTTGCTCGCTCTAATTCCCAAAATGATATTGactgaaaaacaaagaaaaataacaaCTGCATGTTTGCTTATTAACCAAATTTACCTGTTCAAATTCCAAAAAACCATCTTCATATTTCACAGAGATGACTGGATATCCTTTTTGCTTTGTCCAACTATCCATCATTGAGCTTACTTGAACACCAGATTCTTCTGAAATAATGTTCCATAAATCTTCTGTTCTTGCATTTCCCCAGGCATATTTTTTCATGTACGAACTCAAGGACTTCTGGTTTGAAATGAGGTCAAATTGTTAAAGACATAGATTCACAATGTTATGTTCTAATTAAGAATGAAATCACTAAATTCAGCTAGTGTAATTAATTGTTTTGTACTTCATTCTGCCATTGCACCCTGGAACAAACTGTACTCTACCCTTGTTTGTAGAAAACAATTTCAATCTGTAATGCATAATTTGAATTTTCTCACCTGGATCATGTCATCCCCAAGATAGCCCTGCAACATACGGATGATAGCAGATCCCTTCTTATAGCTGACAGCATCAAAGATTTCATCCACTGAACGAGCATGTTCTATCTCTACCTGAAAAGTATGGCTTGTAAAGAACATAACATGCCAACACATCATATTTATACAGAAGACAAAATGCCGCCAATTGGATACCATAAATAAAGAGGTTCCATTTCTACGGCGGAAATATTCTGCTCAAGCTAAAGCAAAGAAGGGAACACACAGATGTATAGATATCAATCTTTACATCTTGTATAGTTTTTGAAAAGTCGCAGTCCAAACAATAGGCACTTGTTGGAGGCAGTTCATAAACATTAAAACAAGCTATATTACACAATTAATTTCATACCCAGATCACAAGCAAAAATTCAGAGTAAAACACGACCACTGACCATCCCTTACCTCAATTGGATGCGATCCTTCTAAGGCATCCATACCTAAGCCACTGGAAGTAAGTTGAAGAAACTGAGTCCATATTTTCCACTCAGGAAACAACTTATCTGTTGCCATGTAACTAATCTGAAAAATAAAATCGAGTTTGGTCTTGAAGAGTACAAAATTGTATTCAATGCAATGAACACCAAATGGTAGATAGAATAGATACTTAGAGAACTCAAAGTTACCCATGTCGCAAAACCCTCATTGAGCCATAAATGAGTCCACCATTCCATTGTTACCAGATTGCCAAACCATTGATGGGCCACTTCATGCAGCACAACAATTGTCAGCTACAAaacaagaaaataattttttttttatactagAAATTACTTGGCCTTTCTGAGTTGAAACAAAAAGGAAGAAGTAAAAGACTAAATGTAAACACATTCTTCCCCGCATTTGTTGTAA contains:
- the LOC110635760 gene encoding aminopeptidase M1 isoform X3 codes for the protein MLNEHLRGFYKCTYVDGEEKKNMAVTQFEAVDARRCFPCWDEPALKATFKITIDVPLELTALSNMPIIDEKHDGNVKTVYFEESPLMSTYLVAVVIGLFDHIEDTTSDGVKVRVYCPVGKSDKGKYALSIAVKALDLYTEYFSMPYPLPKLDMVAVPEFAGGAMENYGLIIYREIDLLHDDLQSTAYRKQRLTIVVLHEVAHQWFGNLVTMEWWTHLWLNEGFATWISYMATDKLFPEWKIWTQFLQLTSSGLGMDALEGSHPIEVEIEHARSVDEIFDAVSYKKGSAIIRMLQGYLGDDMIQKSLSSYMKKYAWGNARTEDLWNIISEESGVQVSSMMDSWTKQKGYPVISVKYEDGFLEFEQSQFLTSGLHGKGRWIVPITMLLGSYNRGKNFLLQLKAERVDTSDLISYSDGKSSSLNENNREKFDKLIWIKINIEQSGFYRVKYDEELSARLRKAVEHDSLSAADKLGILDDTCALCEASEISLSSLLSLMDVYRKELDYIVVSKLIDVCYKIVEIFVDAFPDSVNELKAFFINLLLFSAEKLGWEPKAEESHLDALLRGEIYIALATFGHDKMHNEALRRFQTLLNDRNTPFLSVGTRKAAYIAVMRNASSTNKSGFEYLLKIYREADTVQEKEQILSCIASCPDPEIVLEALNFMVSDEVRDQDIIYGLTGISLEGREIAWRWLKENWDKILRKYGAALLITHFIRDIISPFCSNEKADEVEEFFATRANPSIAMNLKQSIEKVRIKARWIASIKQENSLQELVKKLACKAC